A genomic region of Bactrocera dorsalis isolate Fly_Bdor chromosome 3, ASM2337382v1, whole genome shotgun sequence contains the following coding sequences:
- the LOC125777587 gene encoding uncharacterized protein LOC125777587, whose translation MKEAKNIYLKQVTLPPANPIISYATVLSSPANERANTTAPSTGSPQTVINENKENSSTNSSTIIHKSPSNPKVSSDQTQILSSNSLTNQQPNNQNNSLQNSTQITANYQKTLHSDLSPTKQKSANQQSKRMLSNKQTTLHSNNSSDDECYNHASTSLGDTTVNLNSAASLNKAQKYSTSHTMNNNFTTDDIVSENLDVLRNGILPNHCSIYTSEIFAIYQAALIASKTKGNFCICTDSRSAIDAFWKFKKDSVLVTHTRDLLIKHKNKIKLMWIPGHGGIQGNELADSVAKSLHNNPVICFDTFEKSDLSRHVRQYINNKSLLKWKEYVHHYADINPTKIRPTFPSDAKQSDILVFTRLRLGHTQITHGHLLSHGVSLCNVCGAMSTSVKHILDICPRFSIQRQRIFGLTVPSQLLSDTAALNISKISSFIASCNLSHLI comes from the exons ATGAAGGaagccaaaaatatatatctaaagcAAGTCACTTTACCCCCAGCTAACCCCATAATCTCCTACGCCACTGTGCTTTCGTCTCCAGCAAACGAACGTGCTAATACTACTGCACCAAGTACCGGTTCCCCACAAACGGTAATTAATGAGAACAAGGAGAATTCTAGCACCAATTCATCAACTATCATTCATAAATCACCTTCAAATCCAAAAGTCTCCAGCGACCAAACACAAATTCTCTCAAGCAATAGTCTTACTAATCAACAGCCCAATAATCAAAATAACTCTCTTCAAAATTCTACTCAAATCACAGCTAACTACCAAAAAACTCTCCACTCTGATCTCAGCCCAACTAAACAGAAATCAGCTAACCAACAATCAAAGCGAATGCTCTCTAATAAGCAAACCACTCTCCACTCAAATAATAGCTCAGATGATGAATGCTATAACCATGCTAGTACTTCTCTCGGAGATACCACCGTAAACTTAAATAGTGCAGCGTCACTCAATAAAGCACAAAAATACTCAACTAGTCATACTATGAATAACAACTTTACCACTGATGACA TAGTCTCTGAAAACCTTGATGTTTTAAGAAATGGTATCCTGCCTAATCATTGCTCCATCTACACCAGTGAAATCTTTGCTATCTATCAAGCCGCCTTAATTGCATCGAAAACCAAGGGTAATTTCTGCATTTGTACTGACAGTCGGTCTGCCATTGATGCCTTCTGGAAATTCAAAAAGGACAGCGTTCTAGTAACCCACACCAGGGATTTGCtaattaaacacaaaaacaaaattaaattgatgTGGATTCCTGGTCATGGTGGCATCCAAGGCAATGAACTAGCTGACTCTGTTGCGAAGAGTCTTCATAATAACCCAGTTATCTGTTTTGACACTTTTGAAAAGTCCGATTTGTCGAGACATGTACGGCAGTATATTAACAATAAATCCTTACTAAAGTGGAAAGAATATGTTCACCATTATGCAGATAttaatccaacaaaaattaGGCCTACTTTTCCTTCCGATGCTAAACAGTCAGACATTCTCGTTTTCACAAGACTTCGTTTGGGCCACACGCAGATCACTCACGGACATCTTCTTAGTCATGGAGTATCATTATGCAACGTTTGCGGGGCAATGAGCACATCTGTGAAGCATATCTTGGACATCTGCCCTCGTTTTTCTATTCAAAGGCAACGGATTTTTGGCTTGACTGTTCCATCACAACTTCTTTCCGACACTGCAGCACTTAACATAAGCAAGATATCTAGTTTTATAGCCTCATGCAACCTATCtcatttaatttag